One segment of Channa argus isolate prfri chromosome 17, Channa argus male v1.0, whole genome shotgun sequence DNA contains the following:
- the acot20 gene encoding acyl-coenzyme A thioesterase 1 has product MAYSQIRLKILPTVRCLFDKPVQIKVEGLAPHKPVELRSKLVDDKGVTFKASALYKADESGQVDVCRAPSLGGSFTGVDPMGLFWAMAPDTPHSKFLKKTVLSPTLVKIEAVNRETDEVLASETNERGYMTEGMKRVPVQEGRIRGVLFIPPGKGPFPGIVDLYTFGGVLTEPRASLLANKGFVVLALAYFGYQDLPKKPKNLDLEYFEEAVNFLRRQPDVKGPGIGIISISHSGGLALMMSSFLSGISATVCINACNANTVIPVHYKDIIIPALTPVVKNIKITDSGLVDIRDALPDPTLEKNRASLFPIQRSSCQFLFAVSEDDHNWNSPFFAKQAAATLRSHGKETFQVVSYPKAGHFLEIPYMSNCPSGFHGAVGSNVVFGGEPKANAEAQLDLWERVQEFFKSHLDKNTH; this is encoded by the exons ATGGCGTACTCACAGATCCGCCTGAAAATTCTCCCCACTGTTCGTTGTCTCTTCGATAAGCCGGTGCAGATAAAAGTAGAGGGACTTGCTCCACACAAACCAGTAGAACTGAGGTCCAAACTGGTTGATGACAAAGGGGTGACTTTCAAAGCCTCTGCCCTGTACAAAGCCGATGAATCAGGCCAGGTGGATGTCTGCCGTGCACCTTCTCTGGGAGGAAGTTTCACTGGAGTGGACCCCATGGGTTTGTTTTGGGCCATGGCACCAGACACACCACACAGTAAATTCCTAAAGAAGACTGTGCTCAGCCCAACACTGGTGAAGATAGAAGCAGTGAATAGAGAGACTGACGAGGTGTTAGCCTCCGAAACCAATGAAAGGGGGTACATGACAGAGGGGATGAAGAGAGTACCCGTGCAAGAGGGCAGAATACGAGGAGTCCTCTTCATACCACCAG gaAAGGGTCCCTTTCCAGGAATAGTGGATTTGTACACGTTTGGTGGAGTCCTAACTGAACCTAGAGCAAGCCTGTTGGCGAATAAAGGTTTTGTTGTTCTGGCTCTAGCCTATTTCGGCTACCAGGACCTACCAAAAAAGCCTAAAAATCTGGATTTGGAGTACTTTGAAGAAGCTGTGAATTTTCTAAGAAGACAGCCAGAC GTCAAAGGCCCTGGAATTGGCATCATATCGATCTCTCATAGTGGTGGATTGGCTTTAATGATGTCATCTTTCCTCTCAGGGATCTCAGCAACCGTCTGCATTAATGCCTGCAATGCAAATACAGTTATTCCAGTACACTACAAAGACATTATTATACCTGCACTTACCCCTGTcgtgaaaaatattaaaatcacagACTCTGGGCTTGTCGATATACGTGATGCCCTACCAGACCCTACCTTAGAAAAGAACAGGGCGTCTTTGTTTCCAATCCAACGTTCCAGCTGCCAGttcctgtttgctgtttctGAAGATGACCACAACTGGAACAGCCCTTTTTTTGCAAAGCAGGCTGCTGCAACACTGAGAAGTCATGGGAAAGAAACCTTTCAGGTGGTTTCTTATCCTAAAGCTGGGCACTTCTTGGAAATCCCTTACATGTCGAATTGTCCATCAGGGTTTCATGGAGCTGTAGGGAGTAATGTGGTGTTTGGTGGAGAGCCAAAAGCCAACGCTGAGGCTCAGCTGGACTTGTGGGAAAGGGTCCAGGAGTTCTTCAAGAGCCACTTGGACAAGAACACTCATTAA